A genomic window from Sphingobacterium sp. BN32 includes:
- a CDS encoding nucleotidyltransferase domain-containing protein codes for MEDKILRKVTTAFSSLACIEGIVLGGSRATASFNQDSDIDIGLYYRPHCLDYDELNSIAKSLDDQHRDHLIGKEGDWGQWVNFGGWLQIDGKAVDLIFRDLGRVENVIDQTNAGIFSNNYHLGHPHAYLSFMYRGELASSKIQYAKDHRFRDLKTLAQQYPDKLQASVIQFYLFEADFSLMLAKKAISSGDRYYLSGHIFRMVSALNQVIFAKNKVYFLNEKKAIKRIDRFEFAPSKYEDRINETFGSLYEEGSPTIGRLEVLLADVQNLISFN; via the coding sequence ATGGAAGATAAAATTCTACGAAAAGTAACTACAGCCTTTTCAAGTTTAGCCTGCATCGAGGGGATAGTGCTCGGTGGTTCCAGAGCAACAGCGAGCTTTAATCAAGACTCCGATATTGATATCGGTTTATATTACAGACCACATTGTCTTGACTATGACGAGCTGAATAGTATAGCAAAATCACTCGATGATCAACATCGAGATCATTTAATAGGAAAAGAAGGCGATTGGGGGCAATGGGTAAATTTTGGCGGTTGGTTGCAAATAGATGGAAAAGCGGTAGATCTTATTTTTAGAGATTTAGGTCGGGTAGAAAATGTAATCGATCAAACAAATGCAGGTATATTTTCTAACAATTATCATTTAGGTCATCCACACGCTTACCTAAGTTTTATGTATCGTGGGGAGTTAGCATCGAGTAAAATACAATACGCCAAAGACCATCGCTTTAGAGATCTTAAAACATTAGCTCAGCAGTATCCGGATAAGCTACAAGCTTCGGTTATTCAATTCTACTTATTCGAAGCTGACTTTTCATTGATGCTGGCTAAGAAAGCTATTTCCTCAGGAGATCGGTATTATCTTAGCGGACATATCTTTAGAATGGTATCAGCTTTAAATCAAGTGATCTTCGCAAAGAATAAAGTGTATTTTTTAAACGAAAAAAAAGCGATTAAACGTATTGATCGCTTCGAATTTGCTCCGAGTAAGTATGAAGATCGGATTAATGAAACATTTGGAAGCCTATATGAGGAGGGCAGCCCAACTATTGGACGTTTAGAAGTCTTGTTAGCAGATGTGCAGAATTTAATCTCTTTCAATTAG
- a CDS encoding mechanosensitive ion channel family protein, translating into MRILTFISFCVLQIIIFSFATLAQSADSIALNTSSEDLLLKEAKIQSDRDSTAQAELLKAIADIRAQAALAKEEPTMDSRARKSDSLKRASLLSKINKLKSTTPGYPVMLYQDTLFSIYTRIGSFDAKDRAAAISQKIYQLFDAPNFDPELLTVLENEESYDIVYNGQNIIISVGLLDALWVNKSSSELAESYISKIKESVVKQREAHSFLNLAKRIGLAALVLLLMIGMVLLINRFFRFVASKISMGKERLLSARRMRKLKIIKAEHIEQALLRVNAILHIIILLLSIYLTLPLLFSIFPETESWTDMLLGWILNPLKIVLLSVIDYLPNLFRVAVIFFIFKYLVKFTRYVFHELQRGNIHLNGFHSDWALPTFNILRFVLYAFMLVLIFPYLPGSSSPAFQGVTVFIGILVSLGSSNAIANVVAGLVITYMRPFQIGDRVKIGEAVGDVLEKSMLVTRIKTIKNEEITVPNSMVLSSTTVNYSNQAKKENPGLIVHYSVTIGYDVPWQKVYSLLIEAASMTVHIEQQPEPFVLQTNLNDNNISYTINAYTKQPSKQAVIYSNLLENIQEVFHREQIELLSPSYHVMNRK; encoded by the coding sequence ATGCGAATATTAACCTTTATCTCTTTTTGTGTCTTACAAATAATCATCTTCTCGTTTGCTACGCTTGCGCAGTCTGCGGATTCTATCGCTTTAAATACGAGCAGTGAAGACCTGCTATTGAAGGAAGCGAAAATACAATCGGATCGCGACTCGACAGCACAGGCAGAGCTATTAAAAGCCATTGCAGACATTCGTGCGCAAGCAGCATTAGCTAAGGAGGAACCGACGATGGACAGCCGAGCCAGAAAGTCGGACTCCTTAAAGCGAGCATCGCTCTTGTCAAAAATTAATAAATTGAAGAGCACCACGCCTGGCTATCCGGTCATGCTGTATCAAGACACTTTATTTTCAATATATACCAGAATAGGCTCTTTCGACGCGAAAGATCGTGCAGCCGCTATATCGCAGAAGATTTATCAGCTATTCGACGCGCCCAATTTCGACCCCGAATTATTAACCGTTTTGGAGAACGAAGAGAGCTATGATATTGTTTATAATGGCCAAAACATCATTATAAGTGTTGGGCTATTGGATGCCCTTTGGGTGAACAAAAGCAGCAGTGAGCTCGCAGAATCTTATATCAGTAAAATAAAGGAAAGCGTGGTCAAGCAGCGCGAGGCACACAGCTTCCTTAATCTTGCTAAGCGTATCGGCCTTGCGGCGCTTGTTCTTCTGCTGATGATCGGCATGGTCCTTCTCATCAATCGCTTTTTCAGATTTGTGGCAAGCAAGATCAGCATGGGGAAAGAACGTTTGCTTTCTGCCCGCCGAATGCGCAAACTAAAAATTATAAAAGCAGAGCACATAGAACAGGCTTTATTGCGCGTAAATGCAATTCTGCACATCATCATTTTATTGCTCAGTATCTATCTCACGCTACCATTACTCTTCAGCATATTTCCAGAAACAGAGTCTTGGACAGATATGCTTCTAGGCTGGATTCTTAACCCACTTAAAATTGTTCTGCTCTCTGTCATTGATTATCTGCCAAACCTGTTCCGGGTAGCAGTGATATTCTTTATCTTTAAGTATCTGGTAAAATTTACACGCTATGTTTTTCATGAATTGCAGCGAGGAAACATACATTTAAATGGTTTCCATTCGGATTGGGCCTTACCAACCTTTAATATTCTGCGTTTTGTGCTTTATGCATTTATGTTGGTACTGATCTTCCCTTATTTGCCGGGTTCAAGCTCACCAGCATTTCAAGGGGTTACCGTATTCATCGGCATACTGGTATCTTTGGGTTCCTCCAACGCCATCGCCAATGTTGTTGCCGGCTTGGTCATCACTTATATGCGTCCCTTTCAGATCGGCGATCGGGTGAAGATCGGAGAAGCGGTTGGGGATGTTTTAGAGAAGTCCATGCTCGTAACCCGTATCAAGACCATCAAGAATGAGGAAATTACGGTACCTAACTCCATGGTACTTTCCAGCACAACCGTCAATTATTCAAATCAAGCGAAAAAAGAAAACCCTGGATTGATTGTCCACTATAGTGTGACGATAGGTTATGATGTACCTTGGCAAAAAGTATATAGCCTATTGATAGAAGCCGCATCTATGACCGTCCACATTGAACAGCAACCGGAACCCTTTGTTTTGCAAACAAACCTAAATGACAATAATATTTCTTATACCATCAATGCATACACCAAACAGCCAAGCAAGCAGGCTGTCATCTACAGCAACCTATTAGAAAATATTCAGGAGGTCTTCCATCGCGAACAGATCGAGCTATTATCCCCAAGCTATCATGTTATGAATCGGAAATAG
- a CDS encoding L-threonylcarbamoyladenylate synthase, translated as MLVKIYNDNPNPKSIDQAVEILRKGGVIIYPTDTVYGMGCDITNQKAIERVCAIRGLKPDKSNLSFICYDLTDISQYTKPFDTAVFRVLKKALPGPFTFIFNASSQVPKLLSSKKKTVGIRIPDNNIVRDIVKALGNPIVTTSIHDEDEIIEYSTDPELIYEKYQEKVDLVIDGGFGDNVASTVVDVTSGEFEVIREGKGDLDLYL; from the coding sequence ATGCTAGTAAAAATATACAACGACAACCCGAATCCCAAATCAATCGATCAGGCGGTAGAAATTCTACGCAAAGGTGGAGTAATTATCTATCCTACGGATACGGTTTATGGTATGGGCTGCGATATAACGAATCAGAAAGCTATTGAAAGAGTTTGTGCTATCCGCGGTTTGAAGCCTGATAAGTCTAACCTTTCATTCATTTGTTATGACCTAACCGATATTTCGCAATACACGAAGCCTTTTGATACAGCAGTATTCCGTGTATTGAAGAAAGCTCTTCCCGGTCCATTTACCTTTATTTTCAATGCCAGCTCGCAGGTTCCAAAACTTTTGAGCTCGAAGAAAAAGACGGTGGGTATTCGTATCCCTGATAATAATATCGTAAGGGACATCGTGAAAGCATTGGGCAATCCGATCGTAACGACATCCATCCACGATGAAGATGAAATCATCGAATACTCAACGGATCCAGAACTGATTTACGAGAAGTATCAGGAGAAAGTTGATCTAGTTATCGATGGTGGATTCGGTGACAACGTAGCTTCAACGGTCGTTGATGTGACTTCTGGCGAATTTGAGGTCATCAGGGAAGGAAAGGGAGACCTGGATTTATATCTATAG
- the hemA gene encoding glutamyl-tRNA reductase, which translates to MKNLKVIAFTHKHVDLKDLGNLVICNEELDSRLINLKNSLDISEIFYIGTCNRVEFVFYGAHELNDDFVVQFLDKMNFCVPAERMQCYLGQVDKYEGLDALNHLFRTSCSLESLVVGEKEILAQIRRAYDRCRAAGFTGDFLRLMMDRLVKTAKEVYTYTNISRNPISVVSLAYRKLREVKLSENPRILVIGSGETNQNLAKYLRKHKYSNFTIFNRTVANAEPLAKELQGQAYPLSELKNYKKGFDVMITCTGAPEAIINEELYASLLNGEDDRKVIVDLAVPNDIDAAVIAKYPIHYIEVSSLQQIAEKNIQERYDELENAEEIIAQNIKEFLPILKQRRVEVAMKQVPEKIKEIRSMAMTEVFANEVEQLDPQAREILNKVINYMEKKYIKVPMVMAKEILVKSAESESN; encoded by the coding sequence TTGAAGAATTTAAAAGTTATAGCGTTTACCCATAAACATGTCGATCTAAAAGATTTGGGGAATTTGGTTATATGCAATGAGGAGTTGGATAGCCGCCTTATTAACCTTAAAAACAGTTTAGACATCTCGGAAATTTTCTACATCGGTACTTGTAACCGCGTAGAGTTTGTGTTCTATGGTGCGCACGAGCTGAACGATGATTTTGTAGTGCAGTTTCTAGACAAAATGAACTTCTGCGTTCCTGCTGAACGTATGCAATGCTATCTGGGTCAAGTTGATAAATATGAAGGCTTGGATGCATTGAACCACTTGTTCCGCACATCATGTTCTTTAGAGAGCTTAGTTGTTGGAGAGAAAGAAATCTTAGCGCAGATCCGTCGTGCTTACGATCGCTGCAGAGCTGCAGGTTTCACCGGCGATTTCCTTCGTTTAATGATGGATCGCTTGGTAAAGACAGCGAAAGAAGTTTATACCTACACCAATATCTCACGTAATCCAATTTCGGTTGTTTCTCTAGCATACCGCAAGCTTCGTGAGGTTAAATTATCAGAAAACCCAAGAATTCTGGTTATCGGTTCTGGTGAGACCAATCAAAATTTAGCGAAATACCTTAGAAAACATAAATACAGTAACTTTACCATCTTCAATAGAACCGTTGCCAACGCAGAGCCTTTAGCTAAGGAATTGCAGGGACAGGCTTATCCATTAAGCGAGCTGAAGAATTATAAAAAAGGTTTCGACGTTATGATTACTTGTACAGGTGCGCCTGAAGCAATTATTAACGAAGAACTTTACGCTTCTTTGCTGAATGGCGAGGATGATAGAAAAGTCATTGTAGATTTAGCGGTTCCTAACGATATCGATGCGGCAGTTATTGCTAAATATCCTATTCACTATATCGAAGTCAGCAGTTTACAACAAATTGCGGAGAAGAATATCCAAGAGCGATATGATGAGTTGGAGAATGCCGAGGAGATTATCGCACAGAATATTAAGGAGTTCTTACCTATCTTGAAGCAACGTCGCGTTGAAGTAGCTATGAAACAAGTTCCTGAAAAGATTAAGGAAATTCGTTCGATGGCGATGACGGAAGTGTTTGCAAATGAGGTAGAACAACTTGACCCTCAAGCTCGTGAAATTCTGAATAAAGTCATTAATTACATGGAGAAAAAATACATCAAAGTACCTATGGTAATGGCGAAAGAGATCCTAGTGAAATCTGCAGAATCAGAGAGCAATTAG
- a CDS encoding aminotransferase class V-fold PLP-dependent enzyme, whose protein sequence is MTFSEHFNLSADICYVNSSGNGLIPKRSLHWRRTWEEQFFRVDTDLRDQQTAFLSTVKDTIARVFHTAEHKVYLTPNFSFGYSTLIDLLPKDYRYLALEGEYPSILYPIISRNLAYKTVKADEQVEENILKAIEDYKPNVLLISIVQYISGLKIDPRFFRRLKEEYPDIWIIADGSQYLGTEDFAFDRSGIDALSCSGYKWLCSGFGNGFLLLNQKLQAALELGLKGIPRPSTDFWSNKSVLDTFFEPGHVDTVSQGTLKESLLLFEELGFDAIGEHITTLCDEAYSLLAERDLLLPEIARRPLRSALINIQLDQALYPKLLAEGIKCFPRGTGIRIGLHLYNKLEDIHRLIATIDKLR, encoded by the coding sequence ATGACTTTCAGCGAACACTTTAACCTTTCTGCAGATATTTGCTATGTCAATAGTTCGGGGAATGGTTTAATTCCGAAACGCAGCTTGCACTGGCGACGAACTTGGGAAGAGCAATTCTTCCGGGTGGATACGGATCTACGCGATCAGCAAACTGCTTTTCTGAGCACCGTAAAGGATACCATTGCAAGGGTTTTTCACACCGCTGAACATAAAGTCTATTTGACGCCAAATTTCTCGTTCGGCTATTCTACGCTCATCGACTTATTGCCGAAAGATTACCGTTATTTGGCATTGGAGGGCGAGTATCCATCAATCCTCTACCCGATCATTTCACGAAACTTAGCCTATAAAACCGTTAAAGCGGATGAGCAGGTCGAAGAAAATATCCTGAAAGCAATCGAGGATTATAAACCCAATGTATTATTGATCAGCATCGTTCAATATATCAGCGGATTAAAGATAGACCCACGATTTTTTAGGCGCTTGAAAGAGGAATATCCTGATATCTGGATCATTGCTGACGGTTCGCAATATTTGGGCACAGAGGATTTCGCATTCGACCGTTCAGGCATCGATGCCTTATCCTGCAGCGGTTATAAATGGTTATGTTCGGGATTTGGTAACGGTTTTTTGTTGTTGAACCAAAAACTACAAGCGGCATTGGAGCTAGGACTAAAAGGTATTCCCAGACCCAGCACTGATTTCTGGAGCAATAAAAGCGTTTTGGACACTTTTTTCGAGCCAGGACATGTGGACACCGTGAGCCAAGGTACGCTGAAAGAATCCTTGCTGCTATTCGAAGAATTAGGGTTTGACGCAATCGGCGAACATATAACGACACTTTGCGATGAGGCCTATAGTTTACTTGCTGAGCGCGACCTACTATTACCGGAAATTGCACGCCGACCACTGCGCTCTGCTTTGATCAATATTCAACTCGATCAAGCACTCTACCCAAAACTATTGGCAGAAGGCATAAAATGCTTCCCACGTGGAACAGGCATTCGAATTGGGCTACATTTATACAATAAGCTCGAAGACATACACAGATTAATAGCTACTATAGATAAATTGAGATGA
- a CDS encoding Crp/Fnr family transcriptional regulator: MNFKESLFQMFEVSDAQADLILSKFKEEHLNKNDLFLSEGKHCQKLSFISSGYCRVFKMTPNKEVTQWIGGNGYFITDLASFLFDQKAIWSIDALTPVTLWTLNKKDYLTLENEIPDWNVLEKRFIAKCFMTLEQRIFNFIALSAEERYLHYFEQQKDLFNQVPLQYIASVLGMSPETLSRIRNKSLQTKP; this comes from the coding sequence ATGAACTTTAAAGAATCGTTGTTTCAAATGTTCGAAGTGTCGGATGCACAGGCCGACTTAATCTTATCTAAGTTCAAGGAGGAACACTTGAACAAGAATGATCTATTCTTATCGGAAGGTAAGCACTGTCAGAAGTTAAGCTTTATAAGCTCAGGCTATTGCCGAGTGTTTAAGATGACGCCAAATAAGGAGGTTACTCAATGGATCGGTGGCAACGGATATTTTATTACAGACTTGGCGTCTTTCCTTTTTGATCAAAAGGCTATTTGGAGTATAGACGCATTAACGCCTGTTACGCTGTGGACACTCAACAAAAAGGATTACTTAACATTAGAAAACGAAATCCCGGATTGGAACGTATTAGAGAAGCGTTTCATCGCTAAGTGCTTTATGACATTAGAGCAACGTATTTTCAATTTCATTGCACTTTCGGCAGAAGAGCGATATCTGCATTACTTTGAGCAACAAAAAGATCTATTCAATCAAGTTCCCTTACAATATATCGCTTCAGTGTTAGGTATGAGTCCTGAAACGCTATCTAGGATTCGAAATAAAAGCTTACAAACAAAACCCTAA
- the asnS gene encoding asparagine--tRNA ligase yields the protein MEHTRIKDLLKSEEFGKEVIVKGWVRTFRNNQFIAINDGSTINNIQAVVDFENTADEILKRITTGAAVRVKGILVESQGKGQRVEVKATEVSIIGDSDPEKYPLQPKKHSLEFLREIAHLRFRTGTFNAVFKVRNALAFAVHKFFNERDFVYMHTPIITGSDAEGAGEMFQVTTLDLNNPPRTESGAIDFKEDFFGKATNLTVSGQLEGELAAMAFGNIYTFGPTFRAENSNTTRHLAEFWMIEPEMAFYELEDNMDLAEDLLKYVIRYALDTCPEEIEFLKNRLLEEEKSKPQAERSELNLVEKLNFVIDNDFERVTYTEAVEILQKSKPNQKKQFKYLIEGWGADLQSEHERYLVEKHFKKPVILTDYPREIKSFYMKQNPVDAEGRNTVRAMDILFPGIGEMVGGSQREENLEKLITRMGEVGIPTEEMEWFLDTRRFGSVPHSGFGVGFERLVLFTTGMTNIRDVIPFPRTPNNAEF from the coding sequence ATGGAACATACTAGAATTAAAGACTTATTAAAATCGGAGGAATTCGGAAAAGAAGTAATCGTAAAAGGTTGGGTTCGTACTTTCCGTAACAATCAATTTATTGCTATCAACGATGGTTCGACCATCAATAATATACAAGCTGTTGTTGACTTTGAAAATACAGCAGATGAGATTTTAAAACGTATTACTACAGGTGCAGCGGTACGTGTGAAAGGGATTTTAGTGGAGTCGCAAGGAAAAGGACAGCGCGTAGAGGTAAAGGCTACGGAAGTTTCTATTATTGGCGATTCTGATCCAGAGAAATATCCTTTGCAACCTAAAAAACACAGCCTGGAATTCTTACGTGAGATTGCGCACTTGCGCTTCCGCACAGGAACATTCAATGCGGTTTTTAAAGTTCGTAATGCCTTAGCATTCGCTGTGCACAAATTCTTCAACGAAAGAGATTTCGTTTATATGCATACGCCTATTATTACAGGTTCGGATGCAGAAGGTGCTGGTGAAATGTTCCAAGTGACTACGCTAGACTTAAACAATCCTCCGCGCACAGAATCTGGTGCAATAGATTTTAAAGAAGATTTCTTTGGAAAAGCAACGAACTTAACCGTATCTGGCCAGTTAGAGGGAGAATTGGCGGCTATGGCCTTCGGTAATATCTACACCTTCGGTCCTACGTTCCGTGCTGAGAATTCGAATACGACGCGCCACCTAGCGGAGTTCTGGATGATTGAGCCGGAGATGGCATTCTACGAGTTGGAAGATAATATGGATTTAGCGGAAGACTTATTGAAATATGTAATCCGTTATGCCCTTGACACTTGTCCTGAGGAGATTGAATTCTTGAAGAACCGTTTATTGGAAGAAGAGAAATCAAAACCTCAAGCAGAGCGTTCTGAGTTAAACTTAGTCGAGAAGTTAAACTTTGTCATCGACAATGATTTCGAACGTGTAACTTATACAGAAGCGGTAGAGATCTTGCAAAAGAGCAAGCCTAACCAAAAGAAACAATTTAAATACTTAATTGAAGGATGGGGAGCAGACTTACAGTCTGAGCATGAGCGTTATTTGGTGGAGAAACACTTTAAGAAGCCGGTAATTCTTACGGATTATCCTAGAGAAATTAAGTCTTTCTATATGAAACAGAATCCAGTAGATGCGGAAGGTAGAAATACCGTTCGCGCGATGGATATCTTGTTCCCAGGAATCGGAGAGATGGTAGGTGGATCACAGCGTGAGGAAAACCTGGAAAAACTGATCACCAGAATGGGCGAAGTTGGTATTCCAACAGAAGAAATGGAATGGTTCTTAGATACACGTCGCTTTGGTTCAGTACCACACTCTGGTTTTGGAGTAGGCTTTGAACGCTTAGTACTATTTACAACGGGAATGACGAACATACGTGACGTAATTCCTTTCCCAAGAACACCTAATAATGCGGAGTTTTAA
- the hemB gene encoding porphobilinogen synthase: protein MIHRPRRNRKSAVVRDMIQENHLFAANLIFPLFIVDGENQKVEVSSMPGIYRYSVDNLLREVESCMNIGLKAFDLFPAVEESLKDKYATESYRKGTLYLRAIEAVKQRFPEACVVTDVAMDPYSSDGHDGIVENGEILNDETLEVLGKMALAHAESGADIIAPSDMMDGRIGYLRDVLDTNGFTNVSLMSYTAKYASAYYGPFRDALGSAPKKGDKKTYQMNPANSREALIEAQLDMEEGADFLMVKPGLPYLDVIKLLHDNFDLPIAAYNVSGEYAMLKAAIANGWLSEQVILETLLSFKRAGATSILTYHAKEVIEKGWVK, encoded by the coding sequence ATGATACACCGTCCTAGAAGAAACAGAAAATCAGCAGTTGTAAGAGATATGATCCAAGAGAATCATTTGTTTGCTGCCAACTTGATTTTCCCCTTGTTTATTGTAGATGGAGAAAACCAAAAGGTTGAAGTATCCTCCATGCCTGGTATTTACCGTTATTCTGTCGACAACCTTCTGCGTGAGGTTGAAAGCTGTATGAATATCGGGTTGAAGGCATTCGACCTATTCCCTGCCGTTGAAGAGTCTTTAAAAGACAAATACGCAACGGAGAGTTACCGCAAGGGAACATTATATTTACGCGCTATTGAGGCTGTAAAACAGCGCTTTCCGGAGGCTTGTGTCGTTACTGACGTGGCGATGGATCCATACAGCTCCGATGGGCACGACGGAATCGTGGAGAATGGTGAAATCTTAAATGATGAAACCTTAGAGGTATTAGGAAAGATGGCACTGGCACATGCAGAGTCGGGTGCTGATATTATCGCCCCTTCAGACATGATGGATGGCCGTATTGGCTATTTACGCGATGTGTTAGATACGAATGGTTTCACGAATGTATCGCTAATGTCTTACACTGCGAAATATGCGTCGGCATATTATGGTCCATTCCGCGATGCCTTAGGGTCAGCTCCGAAAAAAGGCGATAAGAAAACTTATCAAATGAATCCGGCAAATAGCCGCGAGGCACTCATTGAGGCGCAATTGGATATGGAAGAGGGTGCAGACTTCTTAATGGTTAAACCTGGTCTTCCCTATTTGGATGTCATCAAACTACTTCACGATAACTTTGATTTGCCAATTGCTGCATATAACGTTTCTGGTGAATATGCCATGCTAAAGGCTGCTATCGCTAATGGCTGGCTAAGTGAGCAGGTTATTTTAGAAACGCTATTGAGCTTTAAGCGCGCCGGAGCAACGTCGATCCTAACCTATCATGCGAAGGAAGTGATCGAAAAAGGCTGGGTGAAATAG
- the hemC gene encoding hydroxymethylbilane synthase, which translates to MNRKLTIGTRGSELALWQANFVKDRLAEIGVEAELKIIKTQGDIIQHLRLDKLEGKGFFTKELEEELLSGQIDLAVHSHKDLPTVNPPGLIIAAVSDREDPSEVLIIHKDCVDISKRLSVKHAATIGTSSNRRKAQLLSIRPDLEFDDLRGNLQTRVQKLRDEKYDAIMLAKAGVSRINMDLSDFHIEELSPIMLVPAPAQGVLAIQIREDDKELFNILQGINDAEVAETIAVERKVLNLFDAGCHAPLGSYCRKVDGKFQSWTSIADDNEDFPDRVFFESETSEGMAEKIFAKYSKDRKLPSSIFITRDLDENSYLARSLKKHSIEVDDRSLIRIFPTINKLDSFILKRADWIFFNSRNAIEHFFKLEPLILKKTKIAVLGRGSEETLRKFNRTADFTGDHLGINTEGIGSEFAKLVDGQTVLFPRAEGSLQTIRKALTENTKIIDMPIYETVIEEEVDKSNADVLIFTSPSNVEAYFRENLVDPGQKIICIGNSTAKVISEMGLPYTLPYSPDEIGLAEAIFGLDY; encoded by the coding sequence GTGAATAGAAAACTTACCATCGGTACTCGAGGCAGTGAATTGGCATTATGGCAAGCTAACTTTGTGAAGGATCGATTAGCAGAGATTGGTGTTGAAGCCGAACTAAAAATTATTAAAACGCAAGGCGATATCATCCAACATTTACGTTTGGATAAGCTGGAAGGAAAGGGATTCTTTACGAAAGAATTGGAAGAAGAATTGCTATCCGGACAAATTGATTTAGCCGTGCATTCACATAAAGATCTTCCTACTGTAAATCCTCCAGGATTGATTATCGCAGCGGTATCAGACCGTGAGGATCCTTCGGAAGTATTGATTATCCATAAAGACTGTGTTGATATCAGCAAACGTCTTTCGGTAAAGCATGCGGCGACCATCGGAACCTCTTCTAACCGTCGTAAAGCACAGTTGCTTTCTATTCGTCCTGACCTAGAGTTCGACGATTTACGTGGTAATCTACAAACACGCGTTCAGAAATTAAGAGATGAGAAATATGATGCGATTATGTTGGCTAAAGCCGGCGTCAGCCGTATCAACATGGATCTTTCTGATTTTCATATTGAGGAGTTATCTCCAATTATGTTAGTTCCAGCGCCAGCCCAAGGGGTATTGGCTATTCAAATCCGTGAAGACGACAAAGAGCTTTTCAATATCCTCCAAGGAATCAATGATGCGGAGGTTGCCGAAACAATCGCTGTTGAACGTAAGGTATTGAACCTATTTGATGCCGGATGCCATGCGCCGCTGGGCAGCTACTGCCGTAAGGTAGATGGAAAATTCCAATCATGGACTTCCATTGCGGATGATAACGAAGACTTCCCGGATCGCGTGTTCTTTGAATCGGAGACGTCGGAAGGTATGGCAGAGAAGATTTTTGCGAAATACAGTAAGGATAGAAAACTACCTTCATCAATCTTTATCACACGCGATTTGGATGAGAATTCCTACTTAGCGCGTTCATTAAAGAAACATAGTATTGAGGTTGACGATCGTTCGTTAATCCGTATTTTCCCAACCATCAATAAACTGGATTCATTTATCCTGAAACGCGCAGATTGGATTTTCTTCAACAGTAGAAATGCCATTGAGCACTTCTTCAAATTAGAGCCGCTAATTTTGAAAAAGACAAAAATTGCGGTATTAGGAAGAGGATCTGAGGAGACCTTACGTAAATTCAATAGAACCGCTGATTTCACCGGTGATCACCTGGGTATCAATACGGAAGGAATAGGTTCGGAGTTTGCGAAATTGGTTGACGGGCAGACCGTATTATTCCCACGTGCTGAAGGCTCTTTGCAGACGATCCGCAAGGCATTGACTGAAAATACGAAGATTATCGATATGCCAATCTATGAAACGGTGATTGAAGAAGAGGTAGACAAGAGCAATGCCGATGTATTGATCTTCACAAGCCCTAGCAATGTGGAGGCTTATTTCCGTGAAAACTTAGTCGATCCGGGACAGAAAATCATCTGTATCGGAAACAGTACCGCGAAAGTAATCAGCGAAATGGGATTGCCTTATACCCTACCATATTCCCCAGATGAAATTGGATTAGCAGAAGCTATATTTGGATTAGACTATTAA
- a CDS encoding SRPBCC domain-containing protein → MREILETQVIINAPAAAVWKVLSDFAAYPQWSPSVRQFEGTPVVGKRTKVLLQQPGGTSIKMNPVFLKIEKDKELRWKGKLGISGIFDGEHYFVLQVISAEQTKLIQGEIFSGILVPFLKKMIHGNTLAGFEAFNAALKQRVEEQGL, encoded by the coding sequence ATGAGAGAAATATTAGAAACTCAAGTGATAATCAATGCTCCGGCGGCAGCTGTATGGAAAGTGTTGAGCGATTTTGCAGCGTATCCGCAATGGAGCCCCAGCGTTCGCCAATTTGAAGGAACTCCAGTTGTAGGGAAAAGGACGAAGGTTCTTCTGCAACAACCCGGAGGCACTTCCATCAAGATGAATCCTGTTTTCTTGAAAATAGAGAAAGATAAAGAGTTGCGTTGGAAAGGTAAATTGGGAATCAGCGGAATCTTTGATGGTGAACATTATTTTGTCCTACAAGTCATTTCCGCAGAGCAAACTAAACTAATACAAGGCGAGATATTTTCGGGTATCCTTGTTCCATTCCTAAAGAAGATGATTCATGGAAATACATTAGCAGGCTTTGAGGCCTTCAATGCAGCTTTAAAACAACGAGTAGAGGAGCAGGGACTATAG